One Triticum dicoccoides isolate Atlit2015 ecotype Zavitan chromosome 5B, WEW_v2.0, whole genome shotgun sequence genomic window carries:
- the LOC119306824 gene encoding uncharacterized protein LOC119306824 isoform X3 — protein MASRAIIILVSALLFFSVLAVYLPAASRARHDAVLNPKDGLNSAGGLHHVVVSGAGKAGPVTGAGGGSGPTTAEMRADDADAEMQGLLETDYAWRWGKRPRTPPSRSK, from the exons ATGGCTTCTCGTGCCATTATCATCCTCGTGTCTGCCTTGCTCTTCTTCTCGGTGCTCGCGGTCTACCTTCCCGCTGCTTCACGTGCTCGCCATG ACGCCGTGCTCAACCCCAAAGATGGCCTGAACTCTGCAGGAGGACTGCATCACGTGGTGGTTAGTGGCGCGGGGAAGGCTGGCCCCGTAACTGGCGCCGGCGGCGGGTCAGGGCCTACAACGGCGGAGATGCGCGCGGACGATGCGGACGCTGAGATGCAAGGCCTGCTCGAGACGGATTACGCCTGGAGGTGGGGGAAGCGACCGCGCACCCCGCCATCGAGGTCGAAATGA
- the LOC119306824 gene encoding uncharacterized protein LOC119306824 isoform X1: MASRAIIILVSALLFFSVLAVYLPAASRARHAAALNAKDGINSGGRLHRVRVVPSGAVKAGPVTSASGGSGPRMATTEHPDDTDAAAETLRKDYSYRGPRRPGSPLIHAP; this comes from the exons ATGGCTTCTCGTGCCATTATCATCCTCGTGTCTGCCTTGCTCTTCTTCTCGGTGCTCGCGGTCTACCTTCCCGCTGCTTCACGTGCTCGCCATG CTGCGGCGCTCAACGCGAAAGATGGTATCAACTCTGGAGGACGACTGCATCGTGTTCGTGTGGTGCCTAGTGGCGCGGTGAAGGCTGGCCCCGTCACGAGCGCATCCGGCGGCTCAGGGCCGAGAATGGCCACGACTGAGCACCCGGACGACACGGACGCGGCTGCCGAGACGCTCAGGAAAGATTACAGTTACAGGGGTCCGAGGCGCCCAGGCAGCCCCCTTATCCACGCGCCGTGA
- the LOC119306824 gene encoding uncharacterized protein LOC119306824 isoform X2, whose protein sequence is MASVNIIILAVSALLFSSVLALYLPTAACARHDAVLNPKDGLNSAGGLHHVVVSGAGKAGPVTGAGGGSGPTTAEMRADDADAEMQGLLETDYAWRWGKRPRTPPSRSK, encoded by the exons ATGGCTAGTGTCAACATTATTATCCTTGCTGTGTCCGCCTTGCTCTTCTCCTCGGTGCTCGCACTCTACCTTCCCACCGCCGCCTGCGCTCGCCACG ACGCCGTGCTCAACCCCAAAGATGGCCTGAACTCTGCAGGAGGACTGCATCACGTGGTGGTTAGTGGCGCGGGGAAGGCTGGCCCCGTAACTGGCGCCGGCGGCGGGTCAGGGCCTACAACGGCGGAGATGCGCGCGGACGATGCGGACGCTGAGATGCAAGGCCTGCTCGAGACGGATTACGCCTGGAGGTGGGGGAAGCGACCGCGCACCCCGCCATCGAGGTCGAAATGA